A window of the Streptomyces sp. NBC_00250 genome harbors these coding sequences:
- a CDS encoding PRC-barrel domain-containing protein codes for MIQMADIREWRTHDVVDTRGHRIGELEAVYVDTSTDEPAMATVRVGLPTRHRLVFVPLDGATVGPGYVRVAHDKALVKQCPSIGSDDVLPAEDEEAVFRHYDLPYQPGANGERQLARR; via the coding sequence ATGATCCAGATGGCGGACATCCGCGAGTGGCGAACCCACGACGTGGTGGACACGCGGGGCCACAGGATCGGTGAGCTGGAGGCGGTCTACGTCGACACCAGTACCGACGAGCCGGCCATGGCCACGGTCCGCGTCGGCCTGCCCACCCGACACCGTCTGGTGTTCGTCCCCCTGGACGGTGCGACGGTGGGGCCGGGCTACGTGAGGGTCGCCCATGACAAGGCGCTGGTGAAGCAGTGCCCTTCGATCGGCAGCGACGACGTACTTCCCGCCGAGGACGAGGAGGCGGTCTTCCGGCACTACGACCTCCCCTACCAGCCCGGGGCGAACGGCGAACGCCAGCTGGCCCGCCGCTGA
- a CDS encoding metallophosphoesterase, producing the protein MRARYGLPLKITAGLTATAAAGIVYAAGFEARSFRLRRVTVPVLPPGMDDLRVLQVSDIHMVSGQGKKRAWLQSLAGLRPDFVVNTGDNLSDPKAVPEVLDALGPLMEFPGVYVFGSNDYYGPTPRNPGRYLMEKVQGRHGLNGNKPVVGAVHNPWEGMRDAFDAAGWVDLTNTRGRLKLPQAELAFTGLDDPHIKRDRYERVAGGPDTGADFTVGVVHAPYLRSLDAFTADGYELILAGHTHGGQLCIPFYGALVTNCDLDTDRVKGLSTHTVADRTSYLHVSAGCGTNRFTPVRFACPPEVTLLTLTARG; encoded by the coding sequence ATGCGCGCACGGTACGGGCTCCCCCTGAAGATCACGGCAGGCCTCACGGCGACGGCCGCCGCCGGAATCGTCTACGCGGCCGGCTTCGAGGCCCGCTCTTTCCGGCTCCGCCGTGTGACGGTCCCGGTGCTCCCGCCAGGCATGGACGACCTGCGGGTCCTGCAGGTCTCCGACATCCACATGGTGAGCGGCCAGGGCAAGAAGCGGGCCTGGCTCCAGTCCCTCGCCGGGCTCCGCCCGGACTTCGTCGTCAACACCGGCGACAACCTCTCCGACCCGAAAGCGGTACCGGAGGTCCTCGACGCGCTCGGCCCGCTGATGGAGTTCCCGGGCGTGTACGTCTTCGGCTCCAACGACTACTACGGGCCCACGCCCCGCAACCCCGGCCGCTATCTGATGGAGAAGGTCCAGGGCCGGCACGGCCTCAACGGCAACAAGCCGGTCGTCGGCGCCGTCCACAACCCCTGGGAGGGGATGCGGGACGCGTTCGACGCGGCGGGCTGGGTGGACCTCACCAACACCCGCGGCCGGCTCAAGCTGCCGCAGGCGGAGCTCGCGTTCACCGGCCTCGACGACCCGCACATCAAGCGCGACCGGTACGAGCGGGTGGCCGGCGGCCCCGACACCGGGGCCGACTTCACGGTGGGCGTGGTCCATGCCCCGTACCTGCGCTCGCTGGACGCGTTCACGGCCGACGGGTACGAGCTGATCCTCGCCGGGCACACCCACGGCGGGCAGCTGTGCATCCCCTTCTACGGGGCGCTCGTCACCAACTGCGACCTGGACACCGACCGGGTGAAGGGGCTCTCCACGCACACGGTCGCCGACCGGACGTCGTACCTCCACGTCTCGGCGGGCTGCGGCACCAACCGCTTCACCCCGGTCCGTTTCGCCTGCCCGCCCGAGGTCACGCTGCTGACCCTGACGGCGCGCGGGTAG
- a CDS encoding GatB/YqeY domain-containing protein: MTTLKAKLQADLNAAIRERDELRSSTLRLTITAITKEEVAGKTKRELSDDEVQKVIAKEAKKRREAADAFAQGGRTESAEREKAEGVLLDAYLPKQLSDEEIDGIVAAAVAEAKAAGAEGPRAMGAVMKIVNPKVAGQADGGRVAASVKKLLAG, encoded by the coding sequence ATGACCACGCTCAAGGCGAAGCTCCAGGCCGACCTCAACGCCGCGATCCGGGAGCGCGACGAACTGCGCTCCTCGACCCTGCGGCTGACCATCACCGCGATCACCAAGGAGGAGGTCGCGGGCAAGACCAAGCGCGAACTCTCCGACGACGAGGTGCAGAAGGTGATCGCCAAGGAGGCGAAGAAGCGCCGCGAGGCCGCGGACGCCTTCGCCCAGGGCGGTCGCACCGAGTCCGCCGAGCGGGAGAAGGCGGAGGGCGTCCTCCTCGACGCGTACCTGCCGAAGCAGCTCAGCGACGAGGAGATCGACGGGATCGTCGCGGCGGCCGTCGCGGAGGCCAAGGCCGCCGGCGCCGAGGGCCCGCGTGCCATGGGCGCCGTCATGAAGATCGTGAACCCGAAGGTGGCCGGCCAGGCCGACGGCGGCCGGGTCGCCGCCTCCGTGAAGAAGCTCCTCGCGGGCTGA